In a single window of the Heliangelus exortis chromosome 1, bHelExo1.hap1, whole genome shotgun sequence genome:
- the RINT1 gene encoding RAD50-interacting protein 1 isoform X2, with protein MEDLDVLISQVEEIERHLAYLIWISQIEELSDSIQQYLIIDNVPEAASTLAFMAELDIKLQDSSCSHLLAFVRSTVKFWHKILKDKLSSDFEEVLTHLGWPFIGPPQAQAFGPTAPASASDTYNNLEMLFCQLLKLQTSDELLTKPKQFPEKYSLPPSPPIILPIQIMLNPLQKRFKYHFTGNKQTNVLNKPEWYLTQVLLWIGNHAKFLDDKIQPILDKAGSSVNAGLEFSRALVMLILEKLASDIPCLLYDDALFCHLVDEVLLFERELYGVHGYLSSFPSCMHILSEESCFQRWLTVEKKFALQKMDSMLSSEAAWVSQYKDITDVDELKVPDCAETFMTLLLVITDRYKNLPTASRKLQFLGLQKELVDDFRIRLTQVMKEESRASLGFRYCAILNAVNYIATVLADWADNVFFLQLQQAELEVQAESNTVSKLQLGQLASMESSVFDEMITLLERLKHDMLTRQVDHVFREFKDAAKLYKKERWLSLPSQAEQAVMSLSSTACPMLLTLRDRLLQLEQQLCYSLFKIFWQMLAEKVDTYIYQEVIMANHFNEGGAAQLQFDMSRNLFPLFSHYCKRPENYFKHIKEACIILNLNIGSALLLKDVLQSASENETTFKPNQPSATAALNELGVYKLSQKDVEILLNLRANWPNTGK; from the exons ATGGAGGATCTTGATGTACTGATTAGTCAGGTAGAGGAGATTGAACGACACCTGGCCTATCTTATATGGATTTCACAAATTGAAGAGTTAAG TGATAGCATCCAGCAATATTTGATTATTGACAATGTTCCAGAAGCAGCCAGTACTCTGGCATTCATGGCAGAGCTGGATATTAAGCTTCAGGATTCATCTTGTTCTCATCTGCTTGCTTTTGTGAGATCCACTGTTAAATTCTGGCATAAAATTCTTAAGGACAAATTGTCAAG TGATTTTGAAGAGGTACTGACCCACCTCGGATGGCCTTTTATTGGGCCACCACAGGCTCAGGCATTTGGCCCTACTGCTCCAGCCAGTGCTTCTGATACATACAACAATTTGGAGATGTTGTTCTGTCAGCTTCTGAAACTGCAAACCTC GGATGAACTCTTAACCAAGCCTAAACAGTTCCCAGAAAAGTATTCTCTACCCCCATCACCACCCATTATCCTTCCAATACAGATCATGCTGAATCCTCTTCAGAAAAGATTCAAGTATCATTTCACTGGAAATAAACAAACCAATGTTTTAAACAAG cCTGAGTGGTATTTAACACAAGTACTTTTGTGGATTGGAAATCATGCAAAGTTTCTTGATGACAAAATCCAGCCAATACTGGACAAGGCAGGATCTTCAGTGAATGCTGGG CTTGAATTCTCTCGTGCTCTAGTAATGCTGATTTTGGAGAAGCTGGCTTCTGATATTCCATGCCTGTTATATGATGATGCACTCTTTTGTCACCTTGTGGATGAGGTACTTCTATTTGAGAGAGAGTTATATGGTGTTCATGGTTATCTCAGCAGCTTTCCAAGTTGCATGCATATTCTGTCAGAAGAATCCTGCTTCCAAAGGTGGctaacagtggaaaaaaaat TTGCTCTTCAGAAAATGGACTCTATGCTTTCATCAGAGGCTGCCTGGGTATCACAATACAAAGATATCACTGATGTGGATGAACTGAAAGTCCCCGATTGTGCTGAAACTTTTATGACTCTGTTGCTAGTTATAACAG ACAGGTATAAGAACCTTCCAACAGCTTCCAGAAAACTACAGTTCCTGGGCCTACAGAAGGAGTTAGTTGATGATTTCAGAATACGATTGACTCAAGTAATGAAGGAAGAGAGTAGAGCTTCCTTAGGATTCCGATACTGTGCAATCCTTAATGCTGTTAACTATATAGCAACAGTATTGGCAGACTGGGCTGACAATGTA ttCTTTTTGCAGCTCCAGCAGGCTGAATTAGAGGTTCAGGCAGAAAGTAACACTGTCAGTAAActgcagctggggcagctggCTTCGATGGAGAGTTCTGTCTTTGATGAAATGATTACCCTCCTGGAACGCCTGAAACATGACATGCTGACCCGTCAAGTAGATCATGTCTTCAGAGAATTCAAAGATGCTGCAAAGCTGTACAAaaaagagag gTGGTTATCTTTACCATCTCAAGCAGAGCAAGCAGTAATGTCTTTATCAAGCACAGCTTGCCCAATGTTGTTGACCCTACGAGACCGCTTGCTACAATTAGAACAGCAGCTCTGTTATTCACTGTTCAAAATTTTCTGGCAAATGCTTGCAGAGAAAGTGGATACATACATATATCAGGAA GTAATTATGGCAAATCATTTCAATgaaggaggagcagcacaacTCCAGTTTGACATGAGTAGAAATCTGTTCCCTCTATTTTCACACTACTGCAAGAGACCAGAAAACTACTTCAAGCA CATAAAAGAAGCCTGCATTATCCTGAACCTGAATATTGGCTCTGCCTTGCTTCTGAAGGATGTACTACAGtcagcttcagaaaatgaaacaacatTCAAGCCAAACCAGCCATCTGCAACAGCAGCACTAAATGAACTTGGAGTTTATAAATTAAGTCAAAAAGATGTCGAGATTCTTCTCAATTTGAGAGCTAATTGGccaaatacaggaaaataa
- the EFCAB10 gene encoding EF-hand calcium-binding domain-containing protein 10 isoform X1: MAAGEQRCREYLQRHRIPQLLHRLAALVLYHRPERPREFLIQALEKVKAGRRAEGEYPYLMDEDNLVAMFGLLDVLGQGHITPAQYREALKTLGLSTEDLQLGDDVNITLDVFKDEVSRMLPKQNFQITCPSSQTPHHQEEKDAGELGCVIV; this comes from the exons ATGGCGGCGGGCGAGCAGCGGTGCCGAGAGTACCTGCAGCGTCACCGCATCCCGCAGCTGCTCCACCGCCTCGCAGCTTTGGTGCTCTACCACCGCCCCG AAAGACCACGCGAGTTCCTGATCCAGGCGCTGGAAAAGGTGAAGGCTGGAAGACGAGCTGAGGGAGAATACCCTTACCTCATGGACGAGGACAACCTGGTGGCCATGTTCGGCTTGCTGGATGTTCTGGGCCAAGGCCACATAACGCCAGCGCAGTACAGAGAAG CACTCAAAACTTTGGGACTGAGCACTGAAGATCTGCAGCTTGGAGATGATGTGAATATCACACTGGATGTATTCAAGGACGAAGT TTCCAGGATGCTCCCAAAGCAGAACTTTCAGATTACCTGCCCCTCGAGTCAGACACCCCATCACCAG gaagaaaaagatgctggagagttgggctgtGTAATAGTGTGA
- the EFCAB10 gene encoding EF-hand calcium-binding domain-containing protein 10 isoform X2, which produces MAAGEQRCREYLQRHRIPQLLHRLAALVLYHRPERPREFLIQALEKVKAGRRAEGEYPYLMDEDNLVAMFGLLDVLGQGHITPAQYREALKTLGLSTEDLQLGDDVNITLDVFKDEVKKKMLESWAV; this is translated from the exons ATGGCGGCGGGCGAGCAGCGGTGCCGAGAGTACCTGCAGCGTCACCGCATCCCGCAGCTGCTCCACCGCCTCGCAGCTTTGGTGCTCTACCACCGCCCCG AAAGACCACGCGAGTTCCTGATCCAGGCGCTGGAAAAGGTGAAGGCTGGAAGACGAGCTGAGGGAGAATACCCTTACCTCATGGACGAGGACAACCTGGTGGCCATGTTCGGCTTGCTGGATGTTCTGGGCCAAGGCCACATAACGCCAGCGCAGTACAGAGAAG CACTCAAAACTTTGGGACTGAGCACTGAAGATCTGCAGCTTGGAGATGATGTGAATATCACACTGGATGTATTCAAGGACGAAGT gaagaaaaagatgctggagagttgggctgtGTAA
- the RINT1 gene encoding RAD50-interacting protein 1 isoform X1 → MATVAVGKKEVTRDLDHCDIPYYVSEFVEREVGNDYNSLRKLDSLIEKLSENKKQLEEQVLTVSSEVPKRIQNALKNAEDSKKTLSQLLEEETLLSDSINSHLLKAQPWMEDLDVLISQVEEIERHLAYLIWISQIEELSDSIQQYLIIDNVPEAASTLAFMAELDIKLQDSSCSHLLAFVRSTVKFWHKILKDKLSSDFEEVLTHLGWPFIGPPQAQAFGPTAPASASDTYNNLEMLFCQLLKLQTSDELLTKPKQFPEKYSLPPSPPIILPIQIMLNPLQKRFKYHFTGNKQTNVLNKPEWYLTQVLLWIGNHAKFLDDKIQPILDKAGSSVNAGLEFSRALVMLILEKLASDIPCLLYDDALFCHLVDEVLLFERELYGVHGYLSSFPSCMHILSEESCFQRWLTVEKKFALQKMDSMLSSEAAWVSQYKDITDVDELKVPDCAETFMTLLLVITDRYKNLPTASRKLQFLGLQKELVDDFRIRLTQVMKEESRASLGFRYCAILNAVNYIATVLADWADNVFFLQLQQAELEVQAESNTVSKLQLGQLASMESSVFDEMITLLERLKHDMLTRQVDHVFREFKDAAKLYKKERWLSLPSQAEQAVMSLSSTACPMLLTLRDRLLQLEQQLCYSLFKIFWQMLAEKVDTYIYQEVIMANHFNEGGAAQLQFDMSRNLFPLFSHYCKRPENYFKHIKEACIILNLNIGSALLLKDVLQSASENETTFKPNQPSATAALNELGVYKLSQKDVEILLNLRANWPNTGK, encoded by the exons ATGGCAACTGTTGCTGttggaaagaaagaagtcaCTAGAGACCTAGATCATTGTGATATCCCCTACTATGTTTCTGAATTTGTGGAACGAGAAGTTGGAAATGACTATAATTCTCTTAGGAAGCTAGACAGCCTTATTGAGAAActatctgaaaataaaaagcagttaGAAGAACAG GTACTTACAGTTTCATCAGAAGTCCCTAAAAGAATTCAGAATGCcttaaaaaatgctgaagattCTAAAAAGACTCTGAGTCAGCTTCTAGAGGAAGAAACTCTTCTCTCTGATTCAATCAATAGCCACTTACTGAAAGCTCAGCCATGGATGGAGGATCTTGATGTACTGATTAGTCAGGTAGAGGAGATTGAACGACACCTGGCCTATCTTATATGGATTTCACAAATTGAAGAGTTAAG TGATAGCATCCAGCAATATTTGATTATTGACAATGTTCCAGAAGCAGCCAGTACTCTGGCATTCATGGCAGAGCTGGATATTAAGCTTCAGGATTCATCTTGTTCTCATCTGCTTGCTTTTGTGAGATCCACTGTTAAATTCTGGCATAAAATTCTTAAGGACAAATTGTCAAG TGATTTTGAAGAGGTACTGACCCACCTCGGATGGCCTTTTATTGGGCCACCACAGGCTCAGGCATTTGGCCCTACTGCTCCAGCCAGTGCTTCTGATACATACAACAATTTGGAGATGTTGTTCTGTCAGCTTCTGAAACTGCAAACCTC GGATGAACTCTTAACCAAGCCTAAACAGTTCCCAGAAAAGTATTCTCTACCCCCATCACCACCCATTATCCTTCCAATACAGATCATGCTGAATCCTCTTCAGAAAAGATTCAAGTATCATTTCACTGGAAATAAACAAACCAATGTTTTAAACAAG cCTGAGTGGTATTTAACACAAGTACTTTTGTGGATTGGAAATCATGCAAAGTTTCTTGATGACAAAATCCAGCCAATACTGGACAAGGCAGGATCTTCAGTGAATGCTGGG CTTGAATTCTCTCGTGCTCTAGTAATGCTGATTTTGGAGAAGCTGGCTTCTGATATTCCATGCCTGTTATATGATGATGCACTCTTTTGTCACCTTGTGGATGAGGTACTTCTATTTGAGAGAGAGTTATATGGTGTTCATGGTTATCTCAGCAGCTTTCCAAGTTGCATGCATATTCTGTCAGAAGAATCCTGCTTCCAAAGGTGGctaacagtggaaaaaaaat TTGCTCTTCAGAAAATGGACTCTATGCTTTCATCAGAGGCTGCCTGGGTATCACAATACAAAGATATCACTGATGTGGATGAACTGAAAGTCCCCGATTGTGCTGAAACTTTTATGACTCTGTTGCTAGTTATAACAG ACAGGTATAAGAACCTTCCAACAGCTTCCAGAAAACTACAGTTCCTGGGCCTACAGAAGGAGTTAGTTGATGATTTCAGAATACGATTGACTCAAGTAATGAAGGAAGAGAGTAGAGCTTCCTTAGGATTCCGATACTGTGCAATCCTTAATGCTGTTAACTATATAGCAACAGTATTGGCAGACTGGGCTGACAATGTA ttCTTTTTGCAGCTCCAGCAGGCTGAATTAGAGGTTCAGGCAGAAAGTAACACTGTCAGTAAActgcagctggggcagctggCTTCGATGGAGAGTTCTGTCTTTGATGAAATGATTACCCTCCTGGAACGCCTGAAACATGACATGCTGACCCGTCAAGTAGATCATGTCTTCAGAGAATTCAAAGATGCTGCAAAGCTGTACAAaaaagagag gTGGTTATCTTTACCATCTCAAGCAGAGCAAGCAGTAATGTCTTTATCAAGCACAGCTTGCCCAATGTTGTTGACCCTACGAGACCGCTTGCTACAATTAGAACAGCAGCTCTGTTATTCACTGTTCAAAATTTTCTGGCAAATGCTTGCAGAGAAAGTGGATACATACATATATCAGGAA GTAATTATGGCAAATCATTTCAATgaaggaggagcagcacaacTCCAGTTTGACATGAGTAGAAATCTGTTCCCTCTATTTTCACACTACTGCAAGAGACCAGAAAACTACTTCAAGCA CATAAAAGAAGCCTGCATTATCCTGAACCTGAATATTGGCTCTGCCTTGCTTCTGAAGGATGTACTACAGtcagcttcagaaaatgaaacaacatTCAAGCCAAACCAGCCATCTGCAACAGCAGCACTAAATGAACTTGGAGTTTATAAATTAAGTCAAAAAGATGTCGAGATTCTTCTCAATTTGAGAGCTAATTGGccaaatacaggaaaataa